The Brassica oleracea var. oleracea cultivar TO1000 chromosome C7, BOL, whole genome shotgun sequence sequence AAACTTCCACTTACAATCGGTGAGCATGATGAGATAATACTGTGATGTACCCACTTAGTGAAATTAAAGTGAGTTAGTTCTAATAGAACAGACTAAGCACGTAACACGTATCCATAGCTTTATCTTTAAAGAATCATTTCCCTTTTTATGATTTCAACCGCTAAGTAATAAAGAGATAGCACTAATATATCTTTGACTGTACAGTGGTTACAACTTCTAGACTGTACGTGTCTTCTTACTCGTCTTCTACAGTATATTCTTATGTTGTACTCACTCGCAAAAGCTTCAGTGTTTGAAGTGTAAGAACATTTATTCCAGTTCCACTAATGATCACTAATTACATACTAATTCATTTTGCATATTAATTAGTGAGCGTTTAGGGGTCTCCTTATTCATCTTCTATCTTTGATGTTGTTAAAAAAAGAGATAAGAGTGATTGCATGCAGCAGTTGATTTCAACCTTTTCTTATATTTTGAACATTAATGAATCATGACGTTACACGCAACGTTCGATGGCGCCATCTTCCACGAGATCGCGCGAAGAAGCGGGCCATACTATGAACGTAAGCTTAAATAAACTTGCGTGACGAAGAACATCCAGAAACATCAATTTGGGTAGATGCATGAATATTATTAACTTGTTGGTTGCAAAAGTGCATGCATAAGCAAAAGATTTCCTAGTGCAAGTCAAAATATGTTTCAATTTATTCCAATTTAGTATAAGATCTATAATGTCTCGCCTTGTTATTCACTGAATAAAATATGTCTAATAAATTGTCAGTCGAGTTGGTATGTTTATATTTATTTACTTTTAGCTAAGAGGATTAATGGTGTGTTTATGTAGTATTAGCCTAATTTTCTACTTTTATAATTAAAAATCAAAATCGGCATATATGATTTATCAACAAAGACCGTATTTCAGATCATGACAAAAGACCATAAAAAAAAAGAGAAGTAAAATTTGTTTTTAATTAAGTAATCAAGAGCTCGAACTCTTTTTGTATAATTTGATTCTCCGACTAATCTCCTTGTCTAACTCTTCATCTCCTCCAACTTCTTCCAATTCCTAGAATCACCAGTTCATTTGTCAAAATTAAATTATTAAAGACCAACATAAATTAGAAGATTGAGAATCTAAAGCAGATCAAAAAACTCACCTTTGGTCCAAGAAACAGTCCATATGGCACACCATCGAACTTGTCAGTGTGATGTAGCTGAAACACCATCATGAACGAGCGTATGAAATTTCTAAATCAATAACTAGGAACGCCGAAAACATTGTTTAATATTTTTAACGCCACACAAATATACAAAGCGCATGGATAAAAAGTTAAAAACCAATAGAATAAAATACTATTCATTCAGGAGACTGCAACGAAATGCGTTTCTATTTTGGGAAAGGAACTGTTTATACTTTTGTCGTTGACCGATCAAGTCAATGAGTTATACCTGGTGAGCGGCAGCGACCTTCCGGAGATAAGGGACATCAGCGATGGGACCTACGGGGAAACGCTTGTGCACCAAACCATCGTGGACAAACATATAGGCGATCCCAAACACCGTTATTCCTAGTCCCTGTTACAAGGAGAGAAACAACTTAGAGCAAAAACGCAGACGCGAACGCAACATAACGGCGTTTTTAGCGGAAAACAAAAGACATAGTAAGCCACCACTAGTCTCATGGGGTATTAATGAAAGCCAACGAGCCTATATTGTCATCACATGAACCGAAGATCCCAATGTCTTTAGTAAAATAAAATACATATAATTTAGAGACAGAAAATCTTGCAAGAGAGATACGTTTCTTTAAGCCTAATGTCCACAGAGAATAAAATACTAATTGTTTTGACCTTTAGTACTAACAAAAAGGCACCGAAATGTGCTAACTGATGTTTAATTTTGTATTAAAATAGCCTAATCACTTAGTTAAAGATTTAAAATCCTTTTAGCATAGTTGTTTGTGAGAGTATATAGACAAATGAGTTTGCCTATAGAGAGAGAGAGAGAGATGATATACGGCGCCAAAGCAGAGACCAGGAACGAGTCCTTTATTGAAGAAACCATAAGAGAGGAGACTAATCGCAGGAACAGCGTTTATAATTGCAAACACATCGTTCAGCTCAAAGGGGCCTTCTCTTGGTTTGTGATGTGACTGCTCCCCAAAAAAAATGGAGAAAAATCAAATTAAGTAGCTTGAAATTGAATAGTCAGTCAGTATGAGAATTGAAGGTAACCAACCTTTTCGTTCAAAAAAAAAAAAAAAAGGAAACTAACCTCATGCATATTCCAAAGAGAAGCGTGCCAGAGAGCTCTATGGGCCCATCTTGCCCAAAACTCCATGCCCACCTGATAGACAAATATTCATTGAATTCAGACAAACTGTGTATGTGTTTGTAAAGAAAATTTGGAAATGGTTTGAGAACTTACAGCAGCACCAACAGAGAGTGCAAATGTACCAAACATCTCTGACATTGGGATCGCACCTCCCTGATTCATTTTTTATAACCAAAAAAAAAAACAGTTATGAAACTTTTTCAAGTTGAATTGAGTTTTTCGTTATTATTTTTTTGGTTATTACCTCCATTTGCCAAGAGAATCTGTAGTAAACAGCCAAAACAGCCATGGAAGTGATACCAAAGCTCGACATCACTGCGGCTATTAGATAAGTGAACCTCTCGGACTTCTTCCTCTCCAACTTCTCAGCCAAACGCAACGCTAGGAGCTCGGGATCTATGGCGTTACTGCTCTCGAGTCTCTCATCGTTGTCGACGGGAGAGCTCTGCCTCTGCTCCTCAACCACGTAGCAGACCGAGAAGCCTCTGAATCGGAGAGATGAAGGGAGTCCGGTTAAGGATCTTGGGTGGTGTAAGCGGACACTTGAGGAGGATGAGAAAGAGCGGTGGAGCGGGTTGAATGTTACGGTGGTTGAGAGACCTGCCGCCATGGTGAAGAAGGAGCTCCGAGAGTACCTGGTGATTGACTGGTGGTTCACCTTTTATGCGAGAGAGAGAAAGAGATGTGGTTGTTAAATGCAATGCAGCCTAGGATTTTGTTTTGGGGTCTTTTATTATTAAAAAG is a genomic window containing:
- the LOC106302033 gene encoding beta-carotene 3-hydroxylase 1, chloroplastic; translated protein: MAAGLSTTVTFNPLHRSFSSSSSVRLHHPRSLTGLPSSLRFRGFSVCYVVEEQRQSSPVDNDERLESSNAIDPELLALRLAEKLERKKSERFTYLIAAVMSSFGITSMAVLAVYYRFSWQMEGGAIPMSEMFGTFALSVGAAVGMEFWARWAHRALWHASLWNMHESHHKPREGPFELNDVFAIINAVPAISLLSYGFFNKGLVPGLCFGAGLGITVFGIAYMFVHDGLVHKRFPVGPIADVPYLRKVAAAHQLHHTDKFDGVPYGLFLGPKELEEVGGDEELDKEISRRIKLYKKSSSS